TTAAATTGGATGACATAAATGTAATAAGTAAAAAATGTACAATTAATATTAAAGATATAGGGAAGGTTGTAGGTTCCCTTTATGAATTAATAAATAAGAATGGATTAAGAATAAAAGGATCACATATAGTAAAATATTTTGAAAAAGAATATGATCCTGAAAATGCAGAAGTTGAGATATGTATTCCAATAGAAAGTAGAAAAGAAGGAAAACTTAAAGTTCATATTATACCAAAAGGAAGATATGTAACCACAACAGCTAATTCTATGAGTGAAAAAGGAGATGCTTACGAAAGTATAATAAATTGGATTCAAGTTAATAATTATAAAATTAATGGCAATCCTTTTGAAGAATATAATGTTAATTATAAATCGGGATTATTTAATATAAATATATACTATCCAATTCAGTAGTATTGGGAAAAACAGGTATAAAAACAAGAATTTATAAAAGTAAATTTCCCAAAGATTGTTTTACACATAGAATAGATAAGGGGTCAGTA
Above is a window of Clostridium sporogenes DNA encoding:
- a CDS encoding MerR family transcriptional regulator — encoded protein: MYTIGQLALILKVSTRTLRHYDDISLLKPYSINKQNGYRYYEQEQLGLAKNIIKLKEYGLSLEEIKEIIANSDINNYEIIKKRLNIIENEISKLTEMRNNLCNILKENKVIKRDEFNYKIHEVEAVKLDDINVISKKCTINIKDIGKVVGSLYELINKNGLRIKGSHIVKYFEKEYDPENAEVEICIPIESRKEGKLKVHIIPKGRYVTTTANSMSEKGDAYESIINWIQVNNYKINGNPFEEYNVNYKSGLFNINIYYPIQ